In Leishmania mexicana MHOM/GT/2001/U1103 complete genome, chromosome 17, the following proteins share a genomic window:
- a CDS encoding elongation factor 1-alpha: MGKDKVHMNLVVVGHVDAGKSTATGHLIYKCGGIDKRTIEKFEKEAAEIGKASFKYAWVLDKLKAERERGITIDIALWKFESPKSVFTIIDAPGHRDFIKNMITGTSQADAAILMIDSTHGGFEAGISKDGQTR, from the coding sequence ATGGGCAAGGATAAGGTGCACATGAACCTTGTGGTCGTCGGCCATGTCGACGCCGGCAAGTCCACCGCCACTGGCCACTTGATCTACAAGTGCGGTGGCATCGACAAGCGCACGATCGAGAAGTTCGAGAAGGAGGCCGCCGAGATCGGCAAGGCGTCCTTCAAGTACGCGTGGGTGCTCGACAAGCtgaaggcggagcgcgagcgcggcatCACGATCGACATTGCGCTGTGGAAGTTCGAGTCGCCGAAGTCCGTGTTCACGATCATCGATGCGCCCGGCCACCGCGACTTCATCAAGAACATGATCACGGGCACGTCGCAGGCGGACGCGGCCATCCTGATGATCGACTCGACGCATGGTGGCTTCGAGGCTGGCATCTCGAAGGACGGCCAGACCCGCGA
- a CDS encoding receptor-type adenylate cyclase a, whose amino-acid sequence MQIRPSLGGCLRHGGAGDHAARPMSRLRAAQLLVSTAVACVVLCCAPWALAEITKDAEREPVYLLNAMYSTETNTDDDAKALWKGMDMAFYNSQYTAAGGRPIKILHPDPDQDNLDDVAEVILHSLARQEKLLTVLGPYLDGRLTAALSNADVVQSGLMMLAPFTGSSRVRTWSDSVYFTRAEPMVELKAVLQYVVNRLRARHVAFMRLTGMHFGREEMTYVQDTLASLLREPAALYTVPYSDINVEVDEEAFDAMADTHPQVVILWAAPVQQVIHFLEKVLTDPRTSSAYIISCSMIQRVVLDVYRRLLRAGSIEPEDGRVLASATTAPVSEEGLKYMEVFKVQMRHYIENSGSFDYYPDDDSTETPGQRARSEAPPSRNYTVEEFFQAHPSISKLMVLGWLSGSLVQQTLEKTDWIVNRSTYKAGLFNQNRFVIGGDYVLGDYGGPCELIAQFLGASCYCNQGGHSAIMTVLKNTSWDSVPSSSFRYPQSECSSSRSDIVKAVSVLALLHQGYPKLVDAGMQLNEVLPIVSNENSCKEYAVRSIFLNVETAEAQPLFDAEVSNYSVDIVAGPILEALNVGEVFVLSPLYNLPQLRTQRRNYVYLMPTLEQEIYVLYSRIDALRTNTNVGEDTAVVLRGYSAEEVDGISEILYKTAGTFNLPDPSITTISFTDSLSGVLSTRALNLVLGMKDGDSVHFSKFLAKHTDARILVCFDELTMYYEELRSVFSVQPTSVQARLMSLNSLPLWTDTSADAEARWPILWRFHKIFPDPADHTPSLLRDVIIAGFIRELVFTTTVAETKLLTDAVYVNGGVTTDGFTLGNFEWGCTATTNGESCVYKNYGASNIEILSMQRMLDPTVPQVSSPSTPTMEYRPRQRSHALTPAQRAGVIAGCVVGGVVLITTCTLILYCCIDSRDNDAAPKDGDEPVTLVFTDIESSTALWAALPQLMTEAIAAHHRVIRQLVKKYGCYEVKTIGDSFMIACKSAHSAVSLACEIQTKLLRHGWGTAALDSAYRKFELARVDTLDDYVPPTARLSEEEYAALWCGLRVRVGIHTGLADIRYDEVTKGYDYYGDTPNMAARTEAVANGGQVIVTEAAWWALSNDERAGIAHTAMGPQGLRGVPFAVEMFQLNAVSGRRHAALRTEIEAIVPDETATETASSAAGALLSSVGTMNDPAAGVAFVLASCFAPYPVAQRVRELQPLLSKWGVGAPPRSRAVSEEDYCQGLVNRLAVRITTVSQTRLRLVREDAGDGSLKVSPSEAENPLAREGDGTADVLRPRVPGSPGGGSSMCDWRVLTRLMNDTRRPSVTPVFQQRANSLPSFTEAESAAVPLNAHSIPDSTVENSGTDDEEIVIVRISRNPNNARRAFE is encoded by the coding sequence ATGCAGATCCGACCATCCCTCGGCGggtgcctccgccacggcggtgccggtgacCATGCTGCCCGTCCGATGTCACGGCTGCGCGCCGCACAGCTCCTCGTGTCGACTGCtgttgcgtgtgtggtgctgtgctgcgcaccgtgGGCGCTGGCGGAGATCACCAAGGACGCCGAACGGGAGCCGGTATACCTTCTGAACGCTATGTATTCGACCGAGACTAACACCGATGATGACGCCAAGGCCCTGTGGAAAGGCATGGACATGGCTTTCTACAACTCCCAGTACACGGCCGCCGGTGGGCGGCCCATCAAGATCCTTCATCCCGACCCTGACCAGGACAACCTGGATGACGTAGCGGAGGTGATACTTCACTCCCTCGCCCGTCAAGAGAAGCTGCTCACCGTGCTTGGGCCGTACTTGGATGGACGCCTTACGGCAGCCCTAAGTAATGCTGATGTGGTCCAATCTGGGCTGATGATGCTCGCTCCCTTCACCGGCTCCTCCCGCGTGCGCACCTGGAGCGACTCTGTGTACTTCACCCGCGCTGAGCCGATGGTGGAGCTCAAGGCTGTCCTTCAATACGTTGTCAACAGACTCCGTGCTCGCCATGTTGCCTTCATGCGCTTGACCGGTATGCATTTCGGCAGGGAGGAGATGACGTACGTGCAGGACACGCTCGCGTCCTTGTTGCGCGAACCGGCCGCCTTGTATACCGTGCCGTACTCCGACATCAATGTGGAGGTGGATGAGGAAGCCTTTGACGCGATGGCGGACACGCACCCGCAGGTGGTCATCTTGTGGGCTGCACCCGTGCAGCAGGTGATCCATTTCCTCGAAAAGGTGCTGACGGACCCGCGTACGTCGTCGGCGTACATCATCTCCTGCTCAATGATACAGCGGGTTGTGCTTGATGTGTACAGGCGCCTGCTGAGAGCGGGCAGCATTGAGCCGGAGGACGGTCGGGTGCTCGCGAGTGCCACGACGGCCCCAGTCAGTGAGGAGGGGCTGAAGTACATGGAGGTGTTCAAGGTGCAGATGCGCCACTACATCGAAAACTCTGGCAGCTTTGACTACTATCCCGACGACGACAGTACGGAGACGCCGGGGCAGAGAGCGCGGTCTGAggcgccgccttctcggAATTACACGGTGGAGGAGTTCTTTCAGGCGCATCCGAGTATTTCGAAACTGATGGTGCTGGGGTGGCTATCGGGGTCGCTTGTGCAGCAGACGCTCGAGAAGACGGACTGGATTGTGAACCGGTCGACGTACAAGGCCGGACTGTTCAACCAGAACCGGTTCGTCATCGGTGGCGACTACGTGCTAGGCGACTACGGTGGCCCGTGCGAACTGATCGCGCAGTTCCTGGGTGCGAGCTGCTACTGCAACCAAGGCGGTCACTCGGCGATCATGACGGTCTTGAAGAACACATCGTGGGATAGCGTGCCGAGCTCGAGCTTTAGGTACCCGCAATCGGAGTGCAGCTCATCGAGAAGTGATATCGTGAAGGCGGTGAGTGTGTTGGCGCTTCTACACCAGGGCTATCCGAAGCTGGTCGATGCGGGTATGCAGCTCAACGAGGTACTGCCCATTGTGTCCAACGAAAACTCCTGCAAAGAGTACGCGGTGAGATCGATATTTCTGAACGTAGAGACGGCggaagcgcagccgctgttTGACGCGGAGGTGTCGAACTATTCTGTCGACATCGTTGCCGGGCCCATCTTGGAGGCACTCAACGTTGGCGAAGTCTTCGTGTTAAGCCCGCTGTACAACCTTCCACAACTGCGGACGCAGAGGCGCAACTACGTGTACCTGATGCCAACGTTGGAGCAGGAGATTTACGTCCTGTACTCGAGGATCGACGCTCTCCGCACCAATACGAATGTGGGTGAGGACACGGCCGTGGTGTTACGCGGGTACTCCGCAGAGGAGGTAGATGGCATTTCAGAGATTCTGTACAAGACGGCGGGCACCTTCAACTTGCCGGACCCGTCCATCACCACCATTTCCTTCACGGACAGCTTGAGCGGCGTACTGTCAACACGGGCCCTTAATCTCGTCCTTGGCATGAAGGATGGCGACAGCGTTCACTTTTCGAAATTCCTTGCCAAGCACACCGATGCCAGGATTTTGGTGTGCTTTGATGAACTGACGATGTACTACGAGGAGCTTCGGTCAGTGTTTTCCGTGCAGCCAACGTCTGTGCAGGCGCGACTGATGTCGCTCAACAGCCTGCCACTGTGGACCGACACGTCGGCCGACGCAGAGGCTCGCTGGCCGATTCTTTGGCGCTTCCACAAAATCTTCCCCGACCCCGCTGACCACACGCCGTCTCTGCTGCGTGACGTGATCATAGCCGGCTTCATTCGGGAGCTGGTTTTCACGACGACTGTGGCGGAGACGAAGCTGCTAACGGATGCGGTGTACGTCAACGGTGGGGTCACGACGGACGGCTTTACGCTCGGCAATTTCGAATGGGGCTGCACGGCGACGACTAACGGTGAATCGTGCGTGTACAAGAACTACGGCGCGTCGAACATTGAGATATTGTCGATGCAGCGGATGCTGGACCCGACGGTGCCGCAGGTTTCTTCTCCCAGCACACCGACGATGGAGTATCGGCCACGCCAGAGGTCGCATGCGCTGACACCTGCGCAACGCGCCGGCGTTATTGCTGGCTGCGTCGTGGGTGGTGTGGTGCTGATCACAACTTGCACGCTGATTCTGTACTGCTGCATCGACAGCCGCGACAACGACGCCGCGCCGAAGGACGGTGACGAGCCGGTGACGCTGGTCTTCACGGACATCGAGAGCAGCACTGCACtgtgggcggcgctgccgcagctgatgACTGAGGCGAttgctgcgcaccaccgtGTGATCCGGCAGCTGGTGAAGAAGTACGGGTGCTACGAGGTGAAGACGATCGGCGACTCGTTCATGATCGCGTGCAagagcgcgcacagcgctgTGAGCCTTGCGTGCGAGATCCAGACGAAGCTGCTGAGGCACGGCTGGGGTACTGCGGCGCTGGACAGCGCGTACCGCAAGTTCGAGCTTGCGCGCGTGGACACTCTGGACGACTACGTGCCACCGACTGCGCggctgagcgaggaggagtacgctgcgctgtggtgcgggctgcgcgtgcgcgtggggaTCCACACGGGGCTGGCCGACATCCGGTACGACGAGGTGACGAAGGGGTACGACTACTACGGTGACACGCCGAACATGGCTGCGCGCACGGAGGCTGTTGCGAATGGCGGGCAGGTTAtcgtgacggaggcggcgtggtGGGCGCTGTCGAACGACGAGCGCGCGGGCATTGCGCACACGGCGATGGGGCCGCAAgggctgcgcggcgtgccgtTCGCGGTGGAGATGTTCCAGCTGAACGCTGTGTCTGGCCGCCGtcacgctgcgctgcgcactgAGATCGAGGCGATCGTGCCGGATGAGACAGCGACGGAGACGGCCTcgagcgctgcaggcgcgctgctgtcgtctgTGGGGACGATGAATGACcctgctgctggcgttgcCTTCGTGCTGGCGAGCTGCTTTGCGCCGTACCCcgttgcgcagcgcgtgcgggagctgcagccgctgctgagcaagTGGGGCGttggcgcgccgccgcggagtcGTGCTGTGAGCGAAGAGGACTACTGCCAGGGGCTGGTGAACCGTCTTGCGGTTCGCATTACGACGGTGTCGCAGACACGGTTGCGGTTGGTCCGTGAGGACGCAGGTGATGGAAGCTTGAAAGTGTCTCCCAGCGAAGCGGAAAATCCTTTAGCGCGTGAGGGGGACGGGACTGCTGACGTATTGCGGCCGCGCGTACCAGGCTCGCCGGGTGGCGGCTCGTCGATGTGTGATTGGCGTGTGCTCACCCGTTTGATGAATGACACTCGGCGCCCGTCGGTGACTCCTGTTTTCCAGCAGAGAGCTAACAGTCTGCCGAGCTTTACCGAAGCAGAGAGCGCTGCCGTCCCGTTGAACGCACATAGCATACCTGATAGTACGGTGGAAAACAGTGGGACCGATGACGAGGAGATTGTTATCGTCCGTATTTCCCGAAACCCGAATAATGCAAGGCGTGCCTTCGAGTGA